In Chrysemys picta bellii isolate R12L10 chromosome 3, ASM1138683v2, whole genome shotgun sequence, a single genomic region encodes these proteins:
- the LOC135982308 gene encoding general transcription factor II-I repeat domain-containing protein 2A-like, translated as MAKRKIDSENRGFQSRWENEYMFTEIAGKPVCLLCGSNIAVMKEYNLRRHYETKHENKFKNLSAGQKLQKVEELKKNLTSQQTFFTKAKSQSEAAVKASFIVAEEIAKSGRPFTEGEFVKNCMMKVCDVLCPDKTRAFANVSLSRNTVANRVCEMATDLKTQLIERAKDFVAYSLAVDETTDATDTAQLAIFIRGVDSNLCVTEEILDIKSMHGTTKGEDIFGNVFQSVTDMKLPWEKLVGLTTDGAPAMCGEKNGLVGKMRSKMREENCAGELTVYHCIIHQESLSAKVLKMDHVMNTVTQTVNFIRAHGLNHRQFQSFLWEIDSEFGDMPYHTEVRWLSRGKVLKRHFELREEICQFMDSKGKDCTVLRDEKWKCELAFLADITSHLSALNLQLQGREHIITDMHDAVKAFQVKLRLWETQMHQCNLSHFPCCQVIRNQESATVFPNATFAEKLSALRTEFARRFSDFEAQKSNFELLRNPFAVDVETAPVEMQMELIELQCNGTLKAKYDTAGPAQFTRFIPEAMPQLRQHAARILSMFGSTYLCEQLFSVMKINKTSHRSRLTDEHLQSILRIFTTQNLTPNINELVAKKRLQVSGSD; from the coding sequence ggctttcaaagccggtgggagaatgagtatatgtttactgaaattgcaggtaaaccagtgtgtctcctttgcgggagtaatatcgctgtaatgaaggagtataacctaagacggcactacgagacgaaacatgagaacaaattcaaaaacctgagcgcaggacagaagctacaaaaggtagaggagttgaagaagaatttgacatcccagcagacgtttttcaccaaagcaaaatcacaaagtgaagctgctgtgaaagcaagtttcattgtggccgaagagatcgccaaatcaggacggccgtttaccgagggggaattcgtaaagaattgtatgatgaaagtgtgcgacgtcctttgtccagataaaacgcgagcgtttgcaaatgtaagcctcagcagaaacactgttgctaatcgggtttgtgagatggcgactgatttgaaaacacagttgattgaaagagcaaaagattttgttgcatactcccttgccgtggatgaaactactgacgcgactgacactgcacagctggcgatatttatccgtggtgtggattccaatttgtgcgtaacagaggaaatactggacattaaatcgatgcacgggacaacgaaaggagaagacatctttggaaatgtatttcaaagtgtaaccgacatgaaactgccgtgggaaaaactcgttggacttacaacagatggcgcacctgctatgtgtggtgaaaaaaatggactggtgggaaagatgcgctcaaagatgcgggaggagaactgtgccggtgagttgacagtgtatcactgcatcatacaccaggaatcgctgagtgctaaagtcctaaaaatggatcatgtgatgaacactgtaacacaaaccgtcaactttatcagagcccacggtttaaatcaccgccaattccagtcttttctgtgggaaatagatagcgagtttggcgatatgccatatcatacggaggtccggtggctaagtcggggaaaagttctcaaaagacactttgagctgcgagaggaaatctgccagttcatggacagtaaggggaaagactgcacagttctgcgggatgaaaagtggaaatgtgagttggcgttcctggctgacataacgtcgcatcttagcgctttaaaccttcaactccagggacgggagcacataataaccgatatgcatgatgcagtgaaggcatttcaagtgaagctgcgcttatgggagacacaaatgcaccaatgcaacttgtctcactttccctgttgccaagtaatacggaaccaagaaagtgccacagttttcccaaatgccacctttgctgaaaaactcagcgcgctgcgcactgagttcgcacggcgcttcagtgactttgaggcacagaaaagtaacttcgagctgcttcgcaacccatttgcagtcgatgtggaaaccgcacctgtagaaatgcagatggagctgatagaactgcaatgtaacgggacactgaaggcaaagtacgacactgcggggccagcacagttcactcgcttcattcctgaagcgatgccgcagctccgccaacatgcggctcgaatcctgtccatgtttggcagcacatatctgtgcgagcagctgttctctgtgatgaaaattaacaaaacgtcacacaggagtcgcctcactgatgaacacctgcaatcgatcctgagaatcttcacaacacagaacctaaccccaaacataaacgaacttgttgcaaagaaaagactccaagtatcaggctctgactaa